A single genomic interval of Labeo rohita strain BAU-BD-2019 chromosome 13, IGBB_LRoh.1.0, whole genome shotgun sequence harbors:
- the si:dkey-33c12.4 gene encoding tetratricopeptide repeat protein 31, whose protein sequence is MSRKNTMGPDYFRLSANERLMRTHETVVDLINGRHPSHSYFDVLSNFGCGFVPELDSFANQYAEYVSSDEDYYDYDDDKYAIRTNNRYCGFPRNFLERVPPKPSKHITAEEAERNAKELVDEEEKLKKKAEKKKQKKMRQKERRRLEKLEKENADKEKNKPVQVDPGLEKTKHSDKNENKIKNKNYSSVPPGSQRASAPVQSSDSSSEDEDDEDSTIDPEELDMSSCFVSNAAAIAKRKLEQKPKHDKKHAQATSKKQPGSEQKDTSPPQKQINNKEENSSEDTVNANYFITRSVELAVIGNQYASAGNLDMAVKYFTDAIKHNPQEYKLFGNRSYCYEKMLQYEKALNDADIALSMNPKWVKGLYRKGKALVGLKRYYEARLTYNEVLKLDSTCKDAAEEMMRVQLMQLMEMGFTKEQSSNALILHGTVEKALESLSGLSGLNPVLVPGERTFMSVEQNPQSPAKFPLRPLPQNQSRPSMPPAAPLHHPPPELFPVWVGDLVPSITAAKLYELFSSAGHVHKVRVLQMRHCAFVNYTKKEDCEKAIRDFHGYAIDGTTLVVRYPDRIHTRLGVSRDASTESSGKNGKQPDECYFWRTNGCVKNERCTYKHIPENKGIDRNKANPNQ, encoded by the exons ATGTCAAGAAAGAACACTATGGGACCAG ATTACTTCCGGCTGAGTGCTAATGAGCGCCTCATGCGGACTCAC GAGACAGTGGTGGATTTGATAAATGGTAGACATCCAAGCCACAGCTACTTTGATGTATTAAGTAATTTTGGTTGTGGATTTG ttcCGGAATTGGACAGCTTCGCAAATCAATATGCAGAGTATGTTTCATCTGATGaggattattatgattatgatgacGATAAGTATGCCATCCGTACCAACAACAGATACTGTGGCTTTCCTCGCAACTTTCTTGAAAGAGTTCCACCAAAACCATCCAAACACATAACAGCTGAG gaagCAGAAAGAAATGCAAAAGAACTAGTGGATGAAGaagaaaaactaaagaaaaaagcagaaaagaaaaaacagaaaaagatg AGACAGAAGGAGAGACGTCGACTGGAAAAATTAGAGAAGGAGAATgcagataaagaaaaaaataaaccg GTACAAGTTGACCCTGGACTAGAAAAGACTAAACATtcagataaaaatgaaaataaaattaaaaacaaaaattattcatCTGTGCCTCCTGGTTCTCAGCGCGCCTCAGCACCTGTGCAGAGTAGTGATAGCAGTAGTGAAGATGAAGATGACGAAGACTCAACTATAGATCCAGAG GAGCTTGATATGAGTAGCTGCTTTGTGTCAAACGCAGCTGCTATCGCCAAACGCAAACTGGaacaaaaacccaaacatgacaagAAACATGCTCAAGCAACCTCAAAAAAACAGCCTGGGTCTGAGCAGAAAGACACCTCTCCACCACAAAAACAG ATTAATAACAAGGAGGAGAATTCATCAGAGGATACAGTCAATGCAAATTACTTTATTACAAGAAGTGTGGAGCTGGCAG TTATAGGTAACCAGTACGCCAGCGCAGGAAACCTGGATATggctgtgaaatattttacagatgCTATAAAACACAATCCTCAAGAGTATAA GTTATTTGGGAATCGTTCTTACTGCTATGAAAAGATGCTGCAGTATGAGAAAGCTTTAAATGATGCTGATATTGCTCTTTCTATGAACCCCAAATGGGTTAAAGGGCTTTACAGAAAAGGCAAAGCGCTAGTTGGACTGAAG AGATACTATGAAGCCAGACTTACATATAATGAAGTGTTAAAACTGGACAGCACTTGTAAGGACGCAGCTGAGGAGATGATGAGGGTGCAGCTCATGCAGCTTATG GAAATGGGGTTCACTAAAGAGCAGAGTTCAAACGCCCTTATTCTTCATGGAACTGTAGAAAAAGCCTTAGAAAGTCTCTCTGGCCTGTCAG GTTTAAACCCCGTCTTAGTGCCCGGAGAACGCACGTTTATGTCTGTAGAGCAAAACCCACAATCTCCAGCAAAATTCCCTCTCAGACCTCTTCCTCAGAATCAGTCTCGACCCAGTATGCCACCCGCTGCTCCACTTCATCATCCTCCTCC AGAGCTATTCCCTGTCTGGGTCGGAGATCTGGTGCCTTCTATAACAGCGGCAAAGCTTTATGAATTATTCAGCTC TGCTGGGCACGTCCATAAGGTAAGAGTGTTACAAATGAGACACTGTGCATTTGTTAACTACACCAAGAAGGAGGACTGTGAGAAAGCCATAAGAGATTTCCAT GGTTATGCCATTGATGGGACAACTCTAGTGGTGCGTTATCCAGATAGGATTCACACACGTCTTGGAGTGTCCAGAGATGCATCTACAGAGTCTTCAGGGAAGAATGG taaaCAGCCTGATGAGTGTTATTTTTGGAGGACAAACGGATGCGTTAAGAATGAGCGCTGCACTTACAAGCATATACCAGAAAACAAGGGCATCGACCGAAATAAAGCCAATCCAAACCAGTGA